The nucleotide sequence TTTCGCCGACGACGGCGTCGGCATCCCGGCCGAACGGCGCGAGCAACTGTTCGACGGCGGCGGCTTCTCGCACGGCCGCGACTGGGGCGGGTTCGGCCTCTCCATCGTCGACGTGCTCGTCGACAGGTACGGCGGCCGCGTGCGGACGACCGAAAACGAACCCCACGGCGTCGTCTTCCACGTGGAACTCCCGCGGGCCGCCGACTGATCCGGCCGGCGCCGCGGCTCGCGGGGAGGAGGAGGAGTCGCTCGACGTACAGCCGACAGTATCAGGCCTGGGCGGCCGCGCCCGCTTTCTTGCGCGTGATGTAGCCCGCGATCCGGTTGCGAACGCCCTTGGATTCGACGTTAGTCAGTTTGGTGACACTCTCCTTGTTCGTCTCGAAGTCGGTGTTGAACGCTTCCGGATATCGCTCCAGCAGGAGCCCGCCGAGCTGTTTGACGTATTTGGGTTTGATGGCCATACCGACAGTTGTGCCGCTGGGCCACTAAAGCGATTCGTTCCGCCGCGCCCGCCAGCCGGTCAGTTCGTCGACCCGGTCGAAGGCCGCACGCTCCGCCGGCCCGCCGCAGCGCTCGACCGTCTCGGCGAAGTACGCGAGGCGGTCGAGCAGGGCGTCGGTGTCGTAGGCCGGCACGTCGAGCCGCGAGGCCGCCACCGTCGCGTCGATGACGGCGTAGAACCCGCGGTTTATCGTCGGTACCCGCCGCTCGCGCACCGTCGCCTCGCCGGGGTCGAGCGCCCAGCGGACCCACTCGGTGCCCCCTTCCTCCCCCTCGTCGAGCCGTTCGACGGTCACCTCCACCCACGCGGCCGCGCCAGCCCGAACCGGCTCGTCCGTCTCGGTCACGTCGAGGGCGGCGTCGACGAACTCCCGGGGATCGGTCGTGAACTGGACGACGCCGCCGCCCCGTCGCTCGAAGTTGCCGCGGGTCCGGGTGTGCCCCCACGTGGTCGCGGTCACGGGGTCGTCCGGACCCTCGGGCGCGTGGAGGCCGAGCGCCGCCTGGTTCCAGCGGTCGTTCGGGCCCAGGGTCGCCGCGACCGACTCGGTGACGCCGGCGAGGTCGACCGGCCAGCCGTCGGGGGTCGTCACACCGGCACCCCCCGTTCGAGCGCGACGAAGGCCGCCGCAGCGGTGTGATCGGCGGTCGTCCCGGGGTTGATCCCCTCGGCACGGAACCGCTCGGCCAGCTCCTCGGCGGCGTCGAGATCGTCGCGGACGGCCGCAGCCCGCCGGCTCGCCGCCTCGGCGACGTCCCGACCGTGTTCGGTCGCCACGAGCGAGTCGGGGCGCTCGGCCAGCAGGTCGAGGAACGCGCGGGCCAGTCGGTCGGTGACCGGCCCCTCGTCGTCGAGGACGGTTTCGGCGGCCGCGAACGTCCGCTCGAAGCCGCCCGTCCACTCCGCAGCGTTGCCGTCGCGGTCCGCACTCAGGTCCATCACGTCCGCGAGCGTCAGTCCCCGCTCCCTGATCGCGGGCGCCGCGTCGGCGCCGCGGCGCACGTCGAGGGCCGCCGCGTCCGGCGGCGGGTCGTCGACCGCCACTTCGACGTGTTCGAACGCGCGGTAGAAGGAGACGGCGTCGTCGACGGTCGTGGCGTCGACGACACCCGCAACGCCGGCCGGCGAGAGGCGGTCCGTCGCGGCGGCACGGACCAGCGGGACGAGCAGGAGGAGACAGCCGAACTGCGTGTTGTCGCCGTCCTGCTGGCTCATGCCCCGGACCGCCCGTTCGAAGGCGTCGCCGAGCGGGCGGTCCGGATCGGCCGCCTCGCGGAGTCCGGGTCTGGCTCCCACGGCGCCCGCGAGGAAGTGTTCGAACCGGAGGTCGTCGTGGTCGCGGCGGCGGTCGACGTTGCCCGGCTTGGGCGTGCTCGCCACCTCCAGCAGCAAGGCGAGTTCCGCGTGATCGACCGGCGACATCCCGGGTCGAGGGTGGGATGGGCGGTCGTCGGTCATTCCCGCACCCCTCCGTCGTTGCGGGCCGGGGCCGACGGTCCCTCGGCCCGGCGGTCCCAGTCGTCGACGGCGCGGGCGACCCGTCGGAGGATCGCCGGATCGTCGCTCGGTCGGCCGACGCTGACGCCGTCGGCGCCGTAGGCGAGGTACTCCCACGCCGTCGTCCGGTCGCGGACGCCGTTGTTCGCGAGGACGAAGGCCTCGGGGGCCGCGGCCGCGACGTCGGCGACGACCGGTTCGCTGTCCATCGCGTCGACGTGGACGATATCGGCGCCCGCGTCGGCGACCCGGCGGGCCGTCGCCGGCAGGTCGACGCCGTCGACCTCGGTGCGGACCTTCACGCTCACGGTTGCGCCCGTCTCGGCCGCGGCGGCGACGTAGCGGGCGAGGCGGTCGGTATCGCGGAGCAACGCCTCGCCACAGCCGACGGCACACAGCTCCGACTGCCGGCAGTGGGCGTTGATCTCCAGAACCGCGTCGTGGCGGGCACACGTCGCGGCGGCCTCCCGGATCGGTCCGGCGGCCGTACTCCGGACGTTCAGCCCGGGGCGGATCGGCGCGTCGGCGAGGGCGGCGAGTTCGTCGTCGGCGAAGGAGAGCGGGTCGTCGGGGAGGAACTCCTCGCGGCCGCGGGCGATCAGGCCGCGGGCGGCCTCGCGGGCCTCGGAGTCGAGGGCGAGGCCGCCGAGGAGGGCGAGGTCGGCGAAGGGGGCGCCGTCCCGCGCCCACGCGGCGTCGGCGGCGCCGCTGAGGCTCGCGAGGGCGAGCATCAGGCCACCTCCGCGAGCGCCGCCGCGGCGGCGCGGACGACGCGTTCGGCGTCCGCCGGGCCGTCGATTCGGGTGTCGGTGCGGACGACCGGGCGGTCGAGGGTCGTGCCGTCGTCGGTGTCGAGGACGAACGCGTCGACGAAGGGGTAGGCGTCGGCGACCCCGGCGGTCGAGGGATCGCGCCCGACGCCGCGCATGAGGTCGTCGGCCGGCCCGGAGAACACGCGGTCCTCGATAAAGGGCGAGACGGCGACGACCGGTGTGTCCGCGAGGGCGTCCTCGACGCCCGGGAGCGCGCGGATGGGGCCGACGCTGGTGACCGGGTTCGACGGGCCGATCACGACCGGCTCGTCGAGGGCAGCACGGACCGCGGGGGTTGGGGTCGCGTCGGCGGCGCCGCGGAACTCGACGTCCTCGACGGCGGGGGCGGCCCGGCGTGCCACCCAGTACTCCTGGAAATGCATCGTGCCCGCCTCGGTGTGAACCATCGTCGCCACGGGGTCGTCGCTCATCGGCAGGAGGTCGACCGTGAGGTCGAAGGCGTCCGCGAGGCGACGCGTCACCTCGGTCAGGCTGCGACCCTCGTCCAGCAGGCCGGTGCGGGTGAGGTGGACCGCCCGGTCGCGGTCGCCGATCTCCATGAACTCGGCGACGGCGGAGAAGCGCCGCCAGCGGGCGAGTCGGCGGCCGGCGGTCTGTCGGTCGGGGGGCAGATACCGCGGCCCCCGGGGGAGGTCGGCGGCGTCGGCCAGCCGGACGAGTTCGTCGTGTGTCGCGGTCGTGTCGCCCTCGATCCCCCACCAGTGGCCGCGATCGAGGACACCGCCGCCCTGGAAGAGGACGGTATCGAGGTCGGGACAGACCAGCAGACCGCCGAGTTCCACGTCGTCGCCGGTGTTGGCGACGACGGTGACCGCCTCGGGGTCGAAGGCGGCGTCCACGCCGTCGAGGAGTTTGGGCGTACCCGTCCCGCCGGCGAGAAACGTGACCATGCGCGCCGTAGCGGACGGGTGGATTTGTGCCTTTGGGGTCGGGTCGGACCCCCCGGTCGGTCACGCGCCACGCTTACGGAACCGCCGGTCGAAGGGTCACGCATGAGCGACATCGAGGTACTCCGCGACGACGTATCGCTCGACGATCCGACGCTGGTCGAGGGGTTGCCGGGGGTCGGCCTCGTGGGCAAACTCGCCACCGACCACCTCGCGGAGACGTTCGACATGGTGCACTACGCGAACGTCCACTGCGATGGACTGCCGCCGGTGGCGACCTACGAGGACGACGACCGCGAGCTGGTGACGCCGGTTCGGCTGTACGCCGACGCGGAGCGCGACCTGCTCGCCCTCCGAAGCGACGTGCCGGTCACGCCGCCGGCCGCCCTGGAGTTCGCCGAGTGTCTGTCGGCGTGGGACGACGACGGCGGGACACACGTCTACCTGAGCGGGATCGGTCGGGAGCGCGATGAGGGGACAGCGCCGGCGCTGTACGGCGTCGGCACGGCCGGCGGGAGCGAGAGTCTCGCGGCCGTGGGGATCGAATCCCCCGCGGAGTCGGGACTCGTCTCCGGCCCGACGGGCGCACTCCTGAACCACGCGGTGCGGACCGGTCGGCGAGCCGTGGGACTGATCGTGGGGTCGACGCCGAACTTCCCGGACCCGCAGGCGGCCGCGCACCTCCTCCAGGAGGGAATCGGGCCGCTGCTCGGGACGGAGGTGCCGGTCGACGAGTTGATCGACCGCGCGGCGGAGATCAGAAAGGCCAAGCGGCGGCTAGCCCGGCAGATGCAGGAGGCGGACGAGACGAGTTCGCAGGCGCGGCCGCTCGGGATGTATCAGTGAGCGCGTTCTGCAAGTCTTAAGCGACCCGAGGCGTTTCGTTCGACCATGCAAGAGGATGCGGCCGACGGAACGACGACTGACGGCGACGCTCCCGAAGTGGACGACGGCGAGTCGGCCGAGGCCGACCTCGCCGAACGCGTCGCCGAGTACGACGCCGACCTCGGTGCGGCCGTCGAGGACCTCGAAGCACGGATCGAGGCTCTCGAAGCGGACCTCGAAGCGGAACGGGACCGTGCCGACGACTTGGAGTCGCGACTGAAACGCAAGCAGGCCGACTTCCAGAACTACAAGAAGCGCACCGAGGAACAAAAGGAGGAGCTCAAAGAACGGGCGACGGAGGACTTCGTGGCCCGGCTGGTGCCGGTGCGGGACGACCTGGTCAGGGCGCTCGAACAGGACGACGACGTCGACATCCGCGACGGCGTGGAGTCGACGCTGGCGTCGCTCGACCGCGTCCTCGAGTCCGAGAACGTGACGGCCATCGAGCCGTCGGCCGGCGACGAGGTCGACCCAGTCCGCCACGAGGTGATGATGAAAGTCGAGAGCGACCACCCCGAGGGAACCATCGCAGAGGTGTTCCGTCCGGGCTACGAGATGGCGGGATCGGTCATCCAGGAGGCGCAGGTGACGGTCAGCGACGGGTCGGCGTAGCGCAGCCGGAGCGAACCCGGCGGATTGCAGTTCTACATAAATGGTGTTGGTGAAGGACGACCAGCGAGCGATAAATCGGGGGACGGGAGCGACCCGCTCTGGACGGGGAGCTCGGGCCGTCTAGTAACCTTTAACCGAACTAAACCGGTAATCAAGGACAAGATGGCGAGCAACAAGATTCTGGGAATCGACCTCGGGACCACGAACAGCGCGTTCGCGGTCATGGAGGGCGGCGATCCGGAGATCATCGTAAACGGCGAAGGCGACCGAACGACTCCCTCCGTCGTCGCGTTCACGGACGACGAGCGACTCGTCGGGAAGCCGGCGAAAAACCAGGCCGTCCAGAACCCCGAGCGCACGATCCAGTCGATCAAACGCCACATGGGCGAGGAGGACTACTCCGTCGAGATCGACGACGACGAGTACACGCCCGAACAGATCTCGGCCATGATCCTCCAGAAAATCAAGCGGGACGCCGAGGAGTACCTGGGCGACGAGGTCGAGAAGGCGGTCATCACGGTGCCGGCGTACTTCAACGACCGGCAGCGCCAGGCGACCAAAGACGCCGGCGAGATCGCCGGCTTCGAGGTCGAGCGCATCGTCAACGAGCCGACGGCGGCGTCGATGGCCTACGGCCTCGACGACGAGTCCGACCAGACGGTCCTCGTGTTCGACCTCGGGGGCGGCACCTTCGACGTGAGCGTCCTCGATCTGGGCGGCGGCGTCTACGAAGTCGTCGCGACCAACGGGGACAACGACCTCGGGGGCGACGACTGGGACGAGGCGATCATCGACCACCTCGCCGAGGAGTTCGAGAGCGACCACGGCATCGACCTCCGCGAGGACCGCCAGGCGCTCCAGCGGCTGAAGGACGCCGCCGAGGAGGCCAAAGTAGAGCTCTCCTCGCGGAAGGAGGCGGACATCAACCTCCCGTTCATCACCGCGACCGACGACGGCCCGATCCACCTCGAGACGTCGCTCACCCGCGCGAAGTTCGAGTCGCTGACGAGCGACCTGCTGGAGCGGACGGTCGAGCCGACCGAGCAGGCACTCTCCGATGCGGGCTACTCGAAAGACGACATCGACGAGGTCATCCTCGTCGGCGGATCGACGCGGATGCCGCAGGTCCAGGAGAAAGTCGAGGACCTCGTCGGCCAGGAGCCGAAGAAGAACGTCAACCCCGACGAGGCCGTCGCGCTGGGCGCGGCGATCCAGGGCGGCGTCCTCGGCGGCGAGGTCGACGACATCGTCCTGCTGGACGTGACGCCCCTGTCGCTCGGGATCGAGGTCAAGGGTGGCCTGTTCGAGCGGCTGATCGAGAAGAATACCACCATCCCGACGGAGGAGTCGAAGATCTTCACCACCGCGGCGGACAACCAGACGATGGTGCAGGTTCGGGTCTTCCAGGGTGAACGCGAGATCGCCGAGGAGAACGAACTGCTCGGCGAGTTCCAGCTGACCGGCATCCCGCCGGCGCCCGCCGGTACGCCCCAGATCGAGGTCGGCTTCAACATCGACGAGAACGGCATCGTCAACGTCGAGGCCGAGGACAAGGGCTCGGGCAACGCCGAGTCGATCACCATCGAGGGCGGCGCCGGCCTCTCCGACGAGGAGATCGAGCGCATGCAGAATGAGGCCGAGGAACACGCCGAGGAGGACCAGCAGCGCCGCGAGCGGATCGAGGCCCGCAACGACGCCGAGGGTGCGATCCAGCGCGCCGAGACGCTCCTCGAGGAGAACGAGGAGGAGATCGACGACGAGATCCGGGAGTCCGTCGAGGACGCCATCGCGGACGTCGAGGAGACCCTCGACGACGAGGACGCGACGGCCGAGGAACTGCAGGACGTGACCGAGACGCTGTCCGAGGAACTCCAAGAGATCGGCAAGCAGATGTACCAGGAGCAGGCCCAGCAGGCCCAGGCCGGCGCCGGCGGTGCCGGTGCGGGCATGGGCGGTGCGGGTGCCGGCCCCGGTGCAGGTGCGGGTGCCGGCCCCGGCGCGGGTGCCGGCCCCGGTGCCGACGACGAGTACGTCGACGCCGACTTCGAGGAGAAAGACGACGAGGACGAGGACGCGTAGTCCCCGAGCCGCGTTTTTGAAATAGGTAGGGACGGTACGAAAGGATAACTGATGACAGAGGATTTCTACGACGTGCTCGGCGTGTCCCAGGACGCCTCCGAGGAGGAGATCAAGGCGGCGTACCGGAAGAAGGCCTCCGAGTACCATCCGGACGTGAGCGACGACCCCGACGCCGAGGAGAAGTTCAAGAAGGCAAAGAAGGCAAAGGAGGTGCTCACCGACGAGGAGAAGCGACAGGCGTACGACCGGATGGGTCACGAGCGCTTCGAACAGGCCGAGAAGCGCGGCGGCTTCGACGGCGGCGGCGGGGCCGACGGCGCACGCGGCAACCCCTTCGGCGGCGCGGGTGGTGGCGGCGCCGGCGGCTTCGAGGACATCTTCGAGCAGTTCTTCGGCGGCGGCCGCGGCGGCGGCGGGGGCGGCGACCGGCCCCGACAGGGGCAGGACCTCCGCACGTCGCTCGAACTCGACCTCGAGGAGGCCTTCGAGGGCGTCGAACGCGAGTTCACCGTGACGCGGCCGTCGCGGTGTCCGGACTGCGACGGCGAGGGCCACCCGCCCGACGCCGACGCGCGGACGTGTCCCAACTGCGACGGCCGGGGGCAGGTCACACA is from Haloplanus salinarum and encodes:
- a CDS encoding 30S ribosomal protein S17e — protein: MAIKPKYVKQLGGLLLERYPEAFNTDFETNKESVTKLTNVESKGVRNRIAGYITRKKAGAAAQA
- a CDS encoding triphosphoribosyl-dephospho-CoA synthase, which gives rise to MTDDRPSHPRPGMSPVDHAELALLLEVASTPKPGNVDRRRDHDDLRFEHFLAGAVGARPGLREAADPDRPLGDAFERAVRGMSQQDGDNTQFGCLLLLVPLVRAAATDRLSPAGVAGVVDATTVDDAVSFYRAFEHVEVAVDDPPPDAAALDVRRGADAAPAIRERGLTLADVMDLSADRDGNAAEWTGGFERTFAAAETVLDDEGPVTDRLARAFLDLLAERPDSLVATEHGRDVAEAASRRAAAVRDDLDAAEELAERFRAEGINPGTTADHTAAAAFVALERGVPV
- a CDS encoding tRNA-dihydrouridine synthase, which codes for MLALASLSGAADAAWARDGAPFADLALLGGLALDSEAREAARGLIARGREEFLPDDPLSFADDELAALADAPIRPGLNVRSTAAGPIREAAATCARHDAVLEINAHCRQSELCAVGCGEALLRDTDRLARYVAAAAETGATVSVKVRTEVDGVDLPATARRVADAGADIVHVDAMDSEPVVADVAAAAPEAFVLANNGVRDRTTAWEYLAYGADGVSVGRPSDDPAILRRVARAVDDWDRRAEGPSAPARNDGGVRE
- a CDS encoding proteasome assembly chaperone family protein, with the protein product MSDIEVLRDDVSLDDPTLVEGLPGVGLVGKLATDHLAETFDMVHYANVHCDGLPPVATYEDDDRELVTPVRLYADAERDLLALRSDVPVTPPAALEFAECLSAWDDDGGTHVYLSGIGRERDEGTAPALYGVGTAGGSESLAAVGIESPAESGLVSGPTGALLNHAVRTGRRAVGLIVGSTPNFPDPQAAAHLLQEGIGPLLGTEVPVDELIDRAAEIRKAKRRLARQMQEADETSSQARPLGMYQ
- the grpE gene encoding nucleotide exchange factor GrpE codes for the protein MQEDAADGTTTDGDAPEVDDGESAEADLAERVAEYDADLGAAVEDLEARIEALEADLEAERDRADDLESRLKRKQADFQNYKKRTEEQKEELKERATEDFVARLVPVRDDLVRALEQDDDVDIRDGVESTLASLDRVLESENVTAIEPSAGDEVDPVRHEVMMKVESDHPEGTIAEVFRPGYEMAGSVIQEAQVTVSDGSA
- the dnaK gene encoding molecular chaperone DnaK, translated to MASNKILGIDLGTTNSAFAVMEGGDPEIIVNGEGDRTTPSVVAFTDDERLVGKPAKNQAVQNPERTIQSIKRHMGEEDYSVEIDDDEYTPEQISAMILQKIKRDAEEYLGDEVEKAVITVPAYFNDRQRQATKDAGEIAGFEVERIVNEPTAASMAYGLDDESDQTVLVFDLGGGTFDVSVLDLGGGVYEVVATNGDNDLGGDDWDEAIIDHLAEEFESDHGIDLREDRQALQRLKDAAEEAKVELSSRKEADINLPFITATDDGPIHLETSLTRAKFESLTSDLLERTVEPTEQALSDAGYSKDDIDEVILVGGSTRMPQVQEKVEDLVGQEPKKNVNPDEAVALGAAIQGGVLGGEVDDIVLLDVTPLSLGIEVKGGLFERLIEKNTTIPTEESKIFTTAADNQTMVQVRVFQGEREIAEENELLGEFQLTGIPPAPAGTPQIEVGFNIDENGIVNVEAEDKGSGNAESITIEGGAGLSDEEIERMQNEAEEHAEEDQQRRERIEARNDAEGAIQRAETLLEENEEEIDDEIRESVEDAIADVEETLDDEDATAEELQDVTETLSEELQEIGKQMYQEQAQQAQAGAGGAGAGMGGAGAGPGAGAGAGPGAGAGPGADDEYVDADFEEKDDEDEDA
- a CDS encoding DUF447 domain-containing protein translates to MTTPDGWPVDLAGVTESVAATLGPNDRWNQAALGLHAPEGPDDPVTATTWGHTRTRGNFERRGGGVVQFTTDPREFVDAALDVTETDEPVRAGAAAWVEVTVERLDEGEEGGTEWVRWALDPGEATVRERRVPTINRGFYAVIDATVAASRLDVPAYDTDALLDRLAYFAETVERCGGPAERAAFDRVDELTGWRARRNESL
- the cofD gene encoding 2-phospho-L-lactate transferase, which produces MVTFLAGGTGTPKLLDGVDAAFDPEAVTVVANTGDDVELGGLLVCPDLDTVLFQGGGVLDRGHWWGIEGDTTATHDELVRLADAADLPRGPRYLPPDRQTAGRRLARWRRFSAVAEFMEIGDRDRAVHLTRTGLLDEGRSLTEVTRRLADAFDLTVDLLPMSDDPVATMVHTEAGTMHFQEYWVARRAAPAVEDVEFRGAADATPTPAVRAALDEPVVIGPSNPVTSVGPIRALPGVEDALADTPVVAVSPFIEDRVFSGPADDLMRGVGRDPSTAGVADAYPFVDAFVLDTDDGTTLDRPVVRTDTRIDGPADAERVVRAAAAALAEVA